The DNA segment CAGAATTAAAAAGTTCTGTAGAGCATATTATCACAGCGTTCTGCCCTGCCAGAAGCCGCATAGATCAGTACCCACTTGCACTCCTCAAACCACACAAAGCAGAGGTCAAAATGTCCCATAGTTTGCAATACAGTAAGTCACTTAACCTCTGTCTATTTTAGGTGTCTGTAAAAAGAAGTATAAACAATTATGTACTAAACCTTGGAAAGGTATTTTCAGGATTCATTACTTCATGTTTGGAAATGTAATGATGATAAAAGGGTGTTTTCATGTGGTTGCTGACTGGATATAACAATTCTTAATATACAGTTGCAGGTCTTGTAGGCATTTTACCAAAAGCTTcaacctttatttttcatgaaatagATAATTTCTAGTGTCACAGTTTTCTGCCTCTGATGTGTACGTTCTATAGTgtatatttttcaagaaattcCAATGTCTTTTGTAGTCATTATTTGTAATTCTTATTTTGGCTGctagaacagcagcagaattcaACAACTCCATCACTCCTAGGCACTTGTCATCAGTTAGTCACTAATGCATGAATGCATAACTCTGTATACTAGCAGAGATCTTTGGGGCTTTAGCAAGAAAACATTAACAGTGCCAGCATTTCCCATTACaaacttttctttcaagaagttttaattttgtgatAGAAGCTCCCCTAATACTGAAACCTGACCTTGCAGGTATGCCCCTGGCATTTGCTCATACTCTCCAGAAGGATGTTTgcatttatacatattttaatgctatttaaaaaattatttgagtaGTTGTGTGTCTTTGTAAATTTTCTAAAACCAAATAGTACATACATTGAACATACCATGGCCTAGCTTAAAACCTAAGTTaatcttaagaaaaatacaacttACTTAACCATTAAAATCTTACCTAGTTATGTAAATTTTCGCCAACTTTTCAATTAATTTGAGGGCTCCATAGCACTTGCAGACATAAATCCTTGAGGATTCCTGCCACCTCACTTTCTgtacctttttgttttcctgttttagtgccaagaaaaatattgtCTAGACTGATCCAATGGTGGCCCATGGGCTAGATCTGGCCCATAGAATTAGTTTATATCGCCCACCATCTTCTCCCTGGGAGAAGCTACAGGGAGCAGCTTCTCAGTTCTGCAACAGTTACTCGCCCTTTTCCGCCCCAGTGACAGTAGGAGGTCAAACACTACAACAGGTTGCAGAGTCTCACAGTAGAAATACTCAAAACCAACTGGATGCcgccctgagcaacctgttgtagttggccctgctttgagcaggacaACAGTTTCCAAGGGTTCCTTTCtacctcagccattctgtgtgAATAGCGGCAGTGCAGTTTTCTCTGGAGGAGGAGTAGAGCATGGGGGCGGGTGGAAGAGAGTTTCTGTGGCTGCAATGAGGAAGGGGAAGTGTGTAAAGGCCTTGCAAGGGACCCCCCCAAACGCTGGCCTAGGCTCTCCAAGTACAGAAGATGGGACGGTTCAAGATTACCAtacacaggggttttttttaagtcacatTTGTGAAGTTTATTTGCCTGATTTTAGGCACCCAGTGCTAATGCCGTGGCCTGCGGGCCCAGTTTCACACATCAGTGAATGCTGGCAATGGAACAAAGCTGCTTCTAGGGTATATCCTCTCTGTAACACATATTTCCAAATAACCTATATGCCAGAAGCTTGTCAGCAAATATGAGCTCAACAATAGCTTGAATTTCACGAGAGAGATGTTAAAACATGacagaacattaaaaacagGGTACAGATTAAGCATCTGTCACAGAAAAAATGTGGAGTGTTTGTTTAAAGCTGGGAATATGTGCAAGAACTATCTCATTGCTGACCTGCTTTGCATTAAGTTTGAAGATAATCTGTACATACAGTAAGCATGAAAACATTCTAATGAACAATATTTCTGGTGCTTATTATCACTTTTGTTTGCAGAACGATGAATTTTCAAACTTGTTCCCATAAACATTGCATTGTTAAGACAACAGACCTATTAGTTGCCTAGTCaaattccagaagaaaattagCACTAGTTTTCACTTATCTGAATTCTCTCTGAATACATAATGTGTATGCTCCACATTcagttttattcagttttcaGTGGTGAAAAGGAAGCTGACAGATTTAGGAATGGGTTAGAAAAGTGAAgacaaaataatggaaattgCAGTCATGTCTAAAAAGGATTATATTCTTGAAGCCAAAAATAGTTCTGTTTCACCACCAAGTAGAGATACCTCCTTCTCAGCAAGACACTGAGCAGATTTAAGCACAGATATGGAACCTGGCATTTTTCCATTGCTGCAGAGACAATGTTAGTAGTGACAGAATCAGTCAGTCCGCTGAGACAGTGCATAGTTCATTTCACAAGAAGTGAAAGATCTCAGCACAAATCTACAATGCTGACATGACAATGACTGTGAAAGAAACTGCAAGGAAAACACTGGTTTCCGATGCCGAAAACATGAGTTTAGATTGTAAAACCACACTATATTATTTCTCTGCTACATGCTAATGTGCTATGGCTccacaaattttttaaaaagcattctgCAAAACCTTCTAAGCAATGTACTGGATTTTTTAAAGGCGGTTGCCCTGAATAATCTGCCTACTTTGTAAAGAACACAACCACTTGCATGGGTATTTCCAGGATTTTCATGTTGCCCTGAGACTGTGGCAGTTGCCTTTCAGAGCCTTGTTACTGCCTGGTAATGCTGGTACTCGCCCAGGCACTGACACACTACTGAACAGCTGAAGGCGTTGGTGTGAGTTTCTTCTCCCATAATTATGTTACAAATTCAGTGTATGGATCAAGTGATTTTGGTGATATTAAAATGCTTGTAGAGCTGCATGGTTTTTACTGTAATATTCAATAAATACAATTAAGGCAGTTCTGTGTTAGAAATGACACCTTCTGCAGTTACCAAGGTTGTACTGTACACTGACAGAttcagagcagagggggaagcGAGGCAGTTCTCAGATAAGATCTTGGCTATGGTGTAGCTAAGAGCAGAATTTTGCTCTTACTGGGGAATAAATCAGGGCAACGTGTGAAACAAGGGGGAAGAACCGCCATTACAATTCCACGTAAATGAATTCCAACTCTGATCTTTGAGTTCCCACAGGAAGGCTAAAATCCAGTGATGCATCTGGGAAGTGACAGTAATGAGCGTTACACAGAATGATGACAGATCACTTGGGCATGGCTGCAGATTTCCAAGCAATACAATGGAGCGAGCATTAAGGTTTTCCCAGTGCTTTCTGTAAAGCCCTGTATTAACTTCATACAACTGAGGCAGTCTTTTAACTGGGCCAGTGTTTTCTCTGCTAGGTATCTTTGCCTTTTAAGTTTCAGCTGCAACAGGGCAATCACTTTGAGAATATGAAGCTACAGGGTAGAAGtatatttatgttaaaatgaACCTAGTGACCCATATTCTTTATAGTAGGGCCTTAAAACTAGTGTGGACTCATGCTCTTCAGGTTTATGTATGCTGTTACCAGCCCAATTTCATGACTTGGGTACTGAGGCAGATAGCACTAAGGTCCCGACCCATAAAATATTCAGGCCTATTTACCTCACATCAGAACAGCAGGAACCTTGTAGAGAGCTGTAACCACTTTCCACAGATGTAAATGGCAGCAGAAGGTGCAGGATAGTGAAATACTAGGAGTTTTTATTAAgtttctaattttctctttatttagaTGTATGTGCCCTTTAGAATGTCCCTGCTAATCAGATAAAATTTCTGTACCAAAATGCTTGTCATAACACTCTTACTTTTGTGAAATACGAGTATTTGGTAAATATTAGAGAATGTTAAAACAGAGTATTACAGCAATACAGAAACGTACATTAAGCAATCCTTCATAGCAGAAATCTGCAGTAGATACTGTTTACACATGTGTTAAGAACATTGGGAGTAATAGGTCTGACAAGTTTGTACTGTTCAGTTTCTTAatctttttataatttttctccATCCTAGATATAAAAGGATATATAAAACTAATTTCTAACCCCACCAGCTTAATACTGTGGAGGCTTGAAATCAAGCTTTCTCTTATTTGTAGGTGGGCTAGTGACGTTTGAGATCACCTACCCTCCTCTCCCTGGACAGGGCCTTTGTTGGCAACATCTCAGACAAAAGTTCTGGGCTGTCTGGAGAAGTCACAGTCATCGTCTGTGCAGAACCTTTCAGAGAATATGCAATTGGAGGGATATACTGACAGAAGTGTGAAGGAGTTGATTAGAACAAGCTCCATTTGTTAATCCTATTTTACAAGTTTTACTTACTGCACAACTTGTTAGTTGTGCACTGGGGTTATAATACGCataaaatagttaaaataattAAGGGTCTGTCCATGTTCTAATTTGGAAATAGAAATAGATCTGAGACTCACTTTCGTAatgttgtttcctttctgtttgcagaagtACTGTCAGCCATCCTTAGTGTATTGCTGGTCTATATCCTTATGGCATTCCTCTTGTATGAAGCTGTTCAAAGAACTATCCATATGGACTATGAAATAAATGGCGATATCATGCTGATTACAGCAGCCGTTGGTGTTGCAGTTAACTTAATGTAAGACCTCACTTTCTCTCCATTAACACTCATAATTGTGTTTCTGAATAAGCTGCTAATTCATTCATGGCCTGTAACTTTATCATGGGGTGTAATTTTGCTGGACTTCTTCATTTTCATATATAAGACAAGAAATGATGCTGAGTATTACTTTTTCAATTCTTtggtttaaaaggaaacaaaaagaaaaaaagccacaaacatACACCCCCCCAACCCCTAAAGCCTGTTTCTTggagtgtttttcttctttcactttcAGAATGGGTTTTTTGCTGAATCAATCTGGCCACCTGCACTCCCACTCCCATTCCCACCCTCACTCTCACGTACCTCAGTCGACCTCTCCTAAcagagcccacagcagcagccacggCCACAGCAGCCTTGCCGTGAGAGCAGCATTTGTACATGCCCTGGGGGACCTGGTACAAAGTATTGGTGTGCTCGTAGCTGCATACATCATACGCTTTAAGGTAAGGCATGGCTAGTCTTTGAGGCAGggtggaatttttttaatttcaactCCAGTGATGAAATTAAAAAGGGACTTGTTTTTCTAAGTGAataaaaaaagtagattttgaTATTCTAAGCTTCATATATTCACACAAAATAAGCAAAGACTATTTCCATTATCTATTTTGTAACTATGCAAACAAGAAATACTCATGACAGTTGGAGCTAGAGTAGCTGCATTTTCTGAGTCATGTTTTTATAAGTGAGCTTATTTTCATACATGCTTTAACACTTCGGAACTTCCCTTCCAGCCAGAATACAAGATTGCTGATCctatatgtacatatgtattcTCCATACTGGTGGTTTTGACAACAGTTCGAATTCTGTGTGACACAGGAGTTATTATTCTAGAAGGTAAGATCTGTGCACAGTCAGCAGTACTTTACATGTCAAATACCAATGAGCATTGGCACCTTTTTGACATCATGATGAAATCTTGACAAATCGGTTTGTCTGGAGACCTGTTTATCCTCCTGTTGCTTTAGTTTGTTGATTCTTGATGGCTTATCTATGTTGCAGCAGTCTTTCAGTGACTGATCCCTGCCACAATGACACAAGTCCTAGCTCTGCTCATACTTTACCAACAAGGGAGGGTAAAGTGAAATGTACAGAACTGCCTTGTGTGTCTGCAGTGGCTACCAGCTAAACTAAGCAAACATTTGCTTAGACTCAGTTGTATACTTTCACTTTAATTACTTGTAAAGTTAAAGTGAAAGTGAATGCATGTAAAATGAGCAAGCAGGCTTAGGCCACATGGCTGGGTGGGTGGTTCACGCCTGTCCCATCTTCCCCTTTTCCGCAAGCGCTGTTCTATTACTTGTGTGCCAATAGGGAACATATTACTGTTGCCATAGGGGAAGCTACCAGTAGAGTGGtgtaaaaggaagaagaaaaaaaaaaaaagggaacaaaatagCAGAACGTAAGCTGAAGAATCTTATCTCATGTGGTGACTTAAGAAGGAAAGATGCCGGCAATGTTGTTTGCGTTATTATAGCTAACATGCCAACTATTGGTGCTTGATCTAGCGCTTACACCTTACGAAAGTGAAGATGCTAGGGACGGGAGAAAAATCCTAGGTTTTAGCTGTACCTTCTTAGCTGTCTCTTGAACTATGATTGACTCGACTTCTATTATGTTAGGAAGTTAAATCAAAGACCTCAACATCTTCAATGTCAACtgcttttgctgtcatttgaaaaaaaatctccaacaAAATGGAAGTTCACCAAGAAGGCAAAAATGGTGAAAACTGTGTAAGAAAACTCATTTAGCTCCCAAGGCAATAGCTAAGatttagctgaagaaaacagctaAGACAAACTAATGTTTATTAGATTCCATATGTTTTGAGTTGTAGCTGTTTACGTAGGTATCCCAGTTGTCATAAAAATATCCAAATGAATCATGTTATTAAAAGCGATGATAGGTAGGCTTTATGTATGCTAGGGAATTTTTACAACTCAAATTCAGGACCTCCAGAGAATGGACTTGCATTGATATTGGAGATTATTGCTACAACATCAAGGTCCTTGGAGTTGTATCAGCTTTCAGTATTAATTTTAACTGAATTTTCATCATTATACTAGGAATGCTaagttaaaatttaaatgatTATCTAATTCAAGCAATGAGATTCAAGCttttaatacagatttataaggcagcacaaaagtcTTATCAATAGCATGATGTAGACATCAAAACTGAAGTCCCAGtttcctgggaaaaagaaagctgtgCAAATAATACGAGGCAGTTAGCTGTTTATCagctaaataattttcaatGGTCTTCACTAGAGGGAAGATTTTGCTTAATGTGAGACAATCCTAGACATTGACCTTTCAAGAGAGGAGTACTGGAACTAGCATAATTTAAAAGACAGTAAGGCATCAGGTTCAGAGAGGAGTTATCCAAACATTCTGAAGCCATTTGAGAGGCAAGTGGCTGAAGTCCTCATAGTATATATAATCAAACTCCATACAGCTGGAACATAAGCAGTAAAAAGCTATGATAGTAACAAAGCTATTCAGAAACACAGTTTATTCAGTATTTTCGTACTAGTTTTTGACCCATGTTGATCATCTAAACTTTTGATTCTGCCCTTTGTACAGCTAAAGGGTGGAGTAGGGATGCTGTGGAGGTGCTGTAGGTGCTGAAAACACTATGTCTAGAAGGACTTGGTTAGTGCAATCATTGATTTGCAAAGATGCCACACTGTAAGACAAAAGTCTTATGTGTTAACCACTGCAGATCGATTAGTATGAGCATTGGAAAGTGACAGCAGTTACCTGAAGAGAGAAGTGTCAGGAGACAGCAGGAGACAGGCcctagctttatttttttttttagattctGACCTTAGAGTCTGGTCTAAGCAGTTACAGGGAGTTAGAAGCTGCAGTACATTTGTCTACAGAAATACATTGTTCCAAAGATCTAACGCTAGCTGTTGCCAGAGAGCTGATTCAGGACAGGAAAAATTGCATTTGAGACAACACTGCAATTCCTGTACAACTTCTGTATCTTATGTAGACTTAAATATTAAGTCCATATTAATGGACTTAATATGTCAATTTGCATATTGCTCTCTATTGTTAACTTGGAAGTTACTGATCACTTCCAACAGCACAAATTATCAAGTCATCAAGATCTGTCACGATGTTTTAAAGACCACTGAGAGTTTGCAGaagacagaattaattttatctcATGTTTGGTATCACAGGAGTTCCAAGGCATTTGAATGTGGATCGCATTAAGGAAGACTTGATGAAAATTGAGGATGTTTATTCTATAGAAGATTTAAATGTTTGGTCtctcactgcaggaaaaacaacTGCCATAGTCCACTTGCAACTAGGTAAGCTGCTGTATAGCATAATTCTAAATTAAATCTAAGTgtagaaaaaaccccaatactTTCTCTTCATATTATTATTTAAGTTGAACCAGGAAATACCATTCTGGGAAGACAAAAATCTCTACTAACTATGGTTTTGTACAGCAAGATATAGAACCCACTGGCCTAGAAAGACATagtataaattaaaattgtgcaaagaaaatatattcacaCTGAAACACCCAATACAGATTTTTTGGgtaagagggaagaaaaaaaaaattctcctcaGAAATTCCCTTAGGGAATTTGTCCAGGGAAAGACAGAGTGAAGTTCTAATGCGGAACAATCTGACATATGAAAAATAAGTATGTTTTGCCAAAAGGTGTGCTAATTTAGACATCTAACAGTTCCATGAATATTAATTCTTAGTAAGAAAGCtcaagttggttttttttaggggTAGCGAGCGGTGTCTGAAATACACAGTTTTATCAAGATGTGATTCTAGTTATAAGATACAGGCTTAAAGGTGTAAAATAATATATAGAGTACATAGTGACCACGGAACagtattaaattaataaatgagCATGACCAGAGATTATTCTAGTTGGTAAAACTGTTATAAATTTGAGAACAGCAGGACTGCCCAGGTTTCTTGAGGAGTGAATTCTATTAATTGTTTTCTTGATCTTCCAGTTCCTGGTAGTTCGTCTAAATGGGAAGAAGTTCAGTCCAAGGCCCGACAACTGCTGCTGAGCACGTTTGGAATGTACAAGTGCTCTGTCCAGCTTCAGAGTTACAAACAGGAAATGAACAAAACCTGTTTGAGTTGTCAGAGTTCCAGTGCCTAATTTCGTATGTTTTGGGAACtgctgccttattttttttcttgtagtcAAAGACTGAGAgcaataaatgcaaaatgaaaatgatcaAGTAGAAACCATTAATATGTGGATTTGTGCTATGTAACGTGCAGCAGGGAGAACTGGTGCTGCAAAAAGTGCAGTGGTTGCCCTACAGAACATGTATTTCACTCTCTCCCTTGTACTGGTTTATccaatttattattattttgagacaaagctgttttcagatCATTGTTTACAAACTGCAACGTGGCTCTGCAGATACCTCACAAATTACAGTCCAATATTGTCCTTTAATAACTATGTACCACAAAGTACCTGCACTCCAAATGGAGCATCAAGTATTAAGTATTTCAGTTAAAAGTCTCTAATGCTGATCATGCCAGGGTTCCATAATATGTCATGATCCCTGAGTTCATTATACAGTATTTTTGCAATAGTAATTTTCATACAGTTTATTAAACTATCATGCATACAGTGCTAGTGGAATTCTTTTGGAAACTGTCTCTTCGGAGACactgcaaaatacagaatttactGTACCCAGACCAGAAAGTTAGCTTTAATCTGGGCATTCAGAGATCCAGCCAGGAAGATCCTTGCCTGGACTTCTGGTATTTAACTGGAGACCCAACACTGGACCCAAAGTGTTTTAAGTGATCAGTTatctttaatgtattttagaatAGGGTTTATACATTAGAAACaggttatttattttacaaagtttTGACTTGTAAGAtgaatttattattaataatctTGAATGTCTAAACCAACATTTGCTTCACATTAAAAGGCCAGTTGATTAGCATGCATTCTAGTTATAATTAGTAAATGTTCTGTAATTGATCATTTATCCATGATTGTTTTGTTCTAAAAGTTAAATGATAGAAACTATGCTTGACGTGGAGATAGTCTCAAATACAATCTAGAGACATGCAAAATACGTGAATCTAACAGGAAAGTGAGGAGCAGGAGTTTCAAGTATCTATATTCTCTCAGTCACAGATCTCTGACCTTCTCATCTTTGCTTTAAGCACAGTATGGCGGTATCCTGACAGGAATGTCACTGCAATAGATAGCAGTCCCCACTACTTAGCTTTATGAATAAAGCAAAATCCAAGCAAGCTCAGTAACCTAATGGTGTTGGACAACATTAGCGTAACAACCTACGGAGGTAGAAGAAAGTCCTTTTCTTATTTACCAAGGGATGAGGTGATTTGAAAAGACTATTTATTCATCCAGACATCTCAAAGTCCACAAACTGAATTGCTTAGCTTCATGGTGGAACCCCTGTACTTCGAATGTACACAGGATAATAAAACCTGACACTAAGCTATTGTGCACCTCCAAGCTCAGATTTACGCCTGCTTCTGAAGTCATTGCATCGGAGAAGCTAAGGGCAACAAGAATATGACGTGCAAAGTTCAGAAGATGGGAAGAACTTGGcttcagatattttttgctTATTCTGTACTTTGATCTTTATGCAGAACTTCCACTGACATCAAAAGTAGTTCTCTGTGTGGATCggaaaagaaattttttgcCCAGTAATGGATATTGTGATACTCAGCTGTGAATACTTAAGCTATTGTCTGTTTTGAAACTTGCTAGGGTTTCACATATTCATCAGGCTGATTTGTACCTGCAGTTGCTGATAACaatctttgcttcttttctccccttttttgaGGTAGGGGTCACATAATGAATTTTTACTGGTGAAAACTGACAGCACAGTATTCATTTGAACAAAGCGCACGTAACACTGGATTATATTTGTTCTGGCAAGAAATGGGAAGCATCGGAGCACATACAGCCCAGAGGCGAAGTAGCACTGTACTTGAGAAGTTAATGCTTCAGTACAAACACTGTCGTTAATTAAGCCATATCACAGTTCATGAAAAATGTGCATCCCATACTTACaaacttcctgaaaaaaaaataccacaaacaAGTAACAGGTATTTTGCACATACTAATACTCAAATAGGCTTTAATTAAATTGGGGTTTACAGTCAATGTAATTAGAAGTTGGAGTACAGTAGATGTATTGTATTTGGagttttttaataatttactaCACATTTgtttaattgaagaaaaaagcagaagtgtgtTGCTTTATTGTGGGTTTTATTAAATCAATTATTAAAGTTCCCATTGTTGTTGTcttataaaacatttatttgtacTTCTGTCTCTTGTCATCATCTTTGATTCTTACAGCAgctgtttttttgaaatgtctgATCACTCAAGCTTAACTCAGTTTGGAGATGCTATATATAGAATGACCTATGTCTCCCTCTTTAGTCTGAACAATTTAAGTCTTGTTATTTCCCGTGCGGTACTTGCACTTTATAAAATACAGGCTCACAAAGTATGGTGAAGGATCAGCCATAAAGCAACTGGCAAAACATTCTTGAAATGCTACATTCACCCTTGAGGGGCCCTTGTTATCAAGGTCTGTAGACTGGAAGGagttcagagaaaaagcaacagaagaagaaatgagaatgaagaataaaagaatCAATGCTCAGGGAGACTTTGAAGCATACATTCCTTGTTTTAACGTAACTAAACTCACATGGACATTTGTATCTGTGTGGCCCACCACTAATCCTTTTCTTAGTCTTTATGAATTATTCAGGGCACAGGTTGTCTAGCACTGCTATGTTTAATGTAAGAATCCAGCAATCTTCTGAATCTGCTATTAACATCAAAAGGAGTACACGTATTATCACTTACAATACTCCAAGTGATGGAATAAATGAGCACAACAGAACTATAAAAATAGCCCAGTAGAAATAATTAGTACACTTACTTATAAGGATAGAGAAATACTGAGAAAACCCAGGAATTTATGAGCTAATACACAATAACAATACTCTGGAAGTGTAAGTGCCtataaaagaaaagctat comes from the Falco cherrug isolate bFalChe1 chromosome 7, bFalChe1.pri, whole genome shotgun sequence genome and includes:
- the SLC30A4 gene encoding probable proton-coupled zinc antiporter SLC30A4 isoform X1, which produces MAGPGLWTSIKSLLRRSEAPLFLNDSSAFDFSDEVGDEDFPRFNKLRVVVSDDASEAAPETPANGAPLALPSDDESLLERDGALRSGRAGRAGPCSGCSSRRERCKQRTVKRRLALAALLYLLFMTGELIGGYVANSLAIMTDALHMLTDLSGIILTLLALWLSAKSPTKRFTFGFHRLEVLSAILSVLLVYILMAFLLYEAVQRTIHMDYEINGDIMLITAAVGVAVNLIMGFLLNQSGHLHSHSHSHPHSHVPQSTSPNRAHSSSHGHSSLAVRAAFVHALGDLVQSIGVLVAAYIIRFKPEYKIADPICTYVFSILVVLTTVRILCDTGVIILEGVPRHLNVDRIKEDLMKIEDVYSIEDLNVWSLTAGKTTAIVHLQLVPGSSSKWEEVQSKARQLLLSTFGMYKCSVQLQSYKQEMNKTCLSCQSSSA
- the SLC30A4 gene encoding probable proton-coupled zinc antiporter SLC30A4 isoform X2, which produces MAGPGLWTSIKSLLRRSEAPLFLNDSSAFDFSDEVGDEDFPRFNKLRVVVSDDASEAAPETPANGAPLALPSDDESLLERDGALRSGRAGRAGPCSGCSSRRERCKQRTVKRRLALAALLYLLFMTGELIEVLSAILSVLLVYILMAFLLYEAVQRTIHMDYEINGDIMLITAAVGVAVNLIMGFLLNQSGHLHSHSHSHPHSHVPQSTSPNRAHSSSHGHSSLAVRAAFVHALGDLVQSIGVLVAAYIIRFKPEYKIADPICTYVFSILVVLTTVRILCDTGVIILEGVPRHLNVDRIKEDLMKIEDVYSIEDLNVWSLTAGKTTAIVHLQLVPGSSSKWEEVQSKARQLLLSTFGMYKCSVQLQSYKQEMNKTCLSCQSSSA